The Sphingopyxis macrogoltabida genome contains a region encoding:
- the mobF gene encoding MobF family relaxase: MLSVASVASAGGAANYFAKDDYYVGDGPAELSEWGGKGAEALGLAGPVAKDDFEKVLDGKLPDDTVVNGNANRRSGIDLTFSMPKSASLLAQLGGDKRILDAQLAAVKATMAYLEKHYAQARDRSRNANGEGVVTGKLLYALFQHDTSRALDPQNHTHAVIAAMTQDKDGNWKALWNGEIWKNNTVLGSIYNAALRTNLEKLGYETQITGKHGQFEIKGVARDVIEAFSQRRLTILATAEKLGRSANDTEALREITKRTRDPKLNPDDKQALRQEWAKRAAGLGFDAKALVEQARERGSEGRESPLGTPQRVQETLSALRDSVKLYTRPADTLTTNGLQRITLTATQLRTEMAAASAIRIIGERETSWTRGDLVKTALDLGVKGVTADGVEARIGVLVADGRVLEGKSDRLDGRPEKYTTPEHVEIERATLANVAAGKDAGQAIIEAAEAPGRLRQVAGTHDLSAEQIAAGTLALASKDRTVVIQGVAGAGKTTIISAIASVAHQEGREVIGLAFANKMVSDLRTGTEIRGPDGEVVRQEIAARTVSSFVNEHLRPALAGSGPKFEASREALRGKVLVLDEASLVANKPMNDLLTIANRLGVEKLVMIGDRAQLQPIEAGKSFSLIQSDNPAMARIDTSLRQRTEHMKEAAGLVRAGMFKESFASLGERVVEAGAEHLKVTAQKWLELSPDDRERTAIYSSGRAARGELNRMVQQGLKAEGAIQGEGLRLTTLLPAHATREELRYAATYSKGQLLEVTRQNAPGGLVRGRYDVEGLDAKGRVMLRDESDKLIKFDPAAIDPSDKRDALRLSEKHKETIYEGDKIRWTEKDDARGLMKSEEARILGIRDGVVTLENKAGETVELKQNDRMLERMGLAYAINMHQAQGDTRDMAIGEMHSSARHLSNQRLALVMMTRVRDDITIVTNDRDRLLAQIARNPGDKTSALETLGEKQVEAKRGGREAGEFRPTIPDHLRAPEDRQASASRIDPASLRATPQLDVPERNIERSR, from the coding sequence ATGCTGTCGGTCGCATCAGTCGCATCAGCAGGCGGCGCGGCAAACTACTTCGCCAAGGACGACTACTATGTCGGCGATGGCCCTGCGGAGCTCAGCGAATGGGGCGGGAAGGGCGCCGAAGCACTCGGTCTTGCTGGTCCCGTTGCCAAGGACGACTTCGAAAAAGTCCTCGATGGCAAACTGCCCGATGACACGGTCGTAAATGGCAACGCAAACCGCCGCTCGGGAATAGACCTCACATTCTCCATGCCGAAGTCAGCCAGCCTGCTGGCGCAGTTGGGCGGCGACAAGCGGATCCTTGATGCACAGCTGGCGGCCGTCAAGGCGACCATGGCCTATCTCGAGAAGCACTATGCGCAGGCCCGCGATCGATCACGCAATGCCAACGGCGAGGGCGTGGTCACAGGCAAGCTCCTCTATGCCCTGTTCCAGCACGACACGAGCCGGGCACTGGACCCGCAGAACCATACCCATGCTGTCATTGCCGCGATGACCCAGGACAAGGATGGCAACTGGAAGGCGCTGTGGAACGGAGAGATCTGGAAGAACAACACAGTCCTTGGCTCCATCTACAACGCCGCGCTGCGGACGAACCTCGAGAAGCTCGGCTACGAAACCCAGATCACGGGCAAGCATGGCCAGTTCGAAATCAAGGGCGTGGCGCGCGATGTGATCGAAGCCTTCAGCCAGCGTCGCCTGACCATTCTGGCGACGGCCGAGAAACTCGGGAGGAGCGCAAACGACACAGAAGCCTTGCGTGAAATAACCAAGCGCACCCGCGATCCTAAGCTGAATCCGGACGACAAGCAGGCGCTTCGGCAAGAATGGGCCAAGCGCGCTGCCGGGCTGGGGTTCGATGCCAAGGCGCTGGTCGAACAGGCGCGGGAGCGCGGCTCCGAGGGGCGCGAGAGCCCATTGGGAACGCCTCAGCGGGTGCAGGAGACGCTGAGCGCGCTCCGCGACAGCGTGAAGCTCTACACCCGGCCAGCGGACACACTGACAACCAATGGCCTGCAACGGATCACCCTGACGGCCACGCAGCTGCGCACTGAGATGGCAGCCGCTTCTGCGATCAGGATCATCGGCGAACGAGAAACCTCATGGACCCGGGGCGACCTGGTCAAGACCGCGCTCGACCTCGGCGTAAAGGGCGTGACCGCTGACGGGGTGGAAGCACGGATCGGCGTCTTGGTGGCCGACGGGAGGGTGCTGGAGGGCAAGAGCGACAGGCTCGATGGCAGGCCCGAGAAATACACCACACCTGAACATGTCGAGATTGAGCGGGCTACGCTCGCCAATGTCGCCGCGGGAAAGGATGCAGGCCAGGCCATCATCGAAGCCGCCGAAGCCCCCGGGCGCTTGCGGCAAGTCGCGGGCACTCATGACCTCAGCGCCGAGCAGATTGCCGCCGGAACACTGGCGCTCGCCAGCAAGGACCGCACGGTCGTGATCCAGGGTGTCGCAGGTGCCGGAAAGACGACGATCATCTCGGCAATTGCGAGCGTGGCGCATCAGGAGGGAAGGGAAGTGATCGGCCTCGCCTTTGCCAACAAGATGGTCAGCGATCTTCGGACCGGGACGGAGATCCGCGGGCCAGACGGAGAGGTCGTCAGGCAGGAAATCGCAGCAAGAACCGTCTCATCATTTGTGAATGAGCATCTGCGGCCCGCGCTTGCGGGCTCGGGTCCGAAATTCGAGGCATCGCGCGAAGCCTTGCGCGGCAAAGTCCTGGTGTTGGACGAGGCGTCGCTGGTTGCGAACAAACCGATGAATGACCTGCTCACGATCGCCAACCGGCTTGGTGTTGAAAAGCTGGTCATGATTGGAGACCGCGCCCAGTTACAGCCGATCGAGGCGGGCAAGAGCTTTTCGCTGATCCAGTCCGACAACCCCGCAATGGCTCGCATAGACACCAGTCTGCGGCAGCGCACCGAGCACATGAAAGAAGCGGCGGGCCTGGTGCGCGCCGGCATGTTCAAGGAAAGCTTTGCCTCGCTCGGCGAGCGTGTGGTCGAAGCAGGCGCAGAACACCTCAAGGTCACCGCGCAGAAGTGGCTGGAGCTGTCGCCGGACGATCGCGAGCGCACCGCAATTTACTCATCAGGACGTGCGGCGCGCGGCGAACTCAACCGGATGGTCCAGCAGGGCCTGAAGGCAGAAGGGGCGATCCAGGGGGAAGGGCTGAGGCTGACCACGCTCCTACCGGCCCATGCGACGCGCGAGGAGCTGCGCTACGCCGCAACCTACAGCAAGGGCCAGCTGCTCGAAGTGACGCGCCAGAACGCCCCTGGTGGGCTTGTTCGGGGCCGGTACGATGTCGAAGGCCTCGACGCGAAGGGCCGGGTCATGCTGCGCGATGAAAGCGACAAGCTGATCAAATTCGACCCGGCGGCAATCGACCCTTCGGACAAACGCGATGCCTTGAGGCTTTCCGAAAAGCACAAGGAGACAATCTACGAGGGCGACAAGATCCGTTGGACCGAAAAGGATGATGCCAGGGGGCTGATGAAGTCCGAGGAGGCGAGGATCCTCGGGATCAGGGACGGGGTCGTCACGCTCGAGAACAAGGCAGGCGAGACCGTAGAACTCAAGCAGAATGACCGCATGCTCGAGCGCATGGGGCTGGCCTATGCGATCAACATGCATCAGGCGCAGGGCGACACCCGCGACATGGCGATCGGTGAGATGCACTCATCAGCCCGGCACTTGTCGAACCAGCGTCTGGCGCTCGTCATGATGACCCGGGTGCGTGACGACATCACCATCGTCACCAACGACCGCGATCGGCTCCTGGCGCAGATCGCCCGCAACCCGGGCGACAAGACCAGCGCGCTCGAAACCCTTGGTGAAAAGCAGGTCGAGGCGAAGCGTGGTGGGCGCGAGGCTGGCGAGTTTCGCCCCACCATTCCCGATCATTTGAGGGCGCCTGAGGACAGGCAAGCCTCTGCCTCGCGGATCGATCCGGCGAGCCTCCGGGCAACGCCGCAATTGGACGTTCCCGAACGCAACATCGAACGCAGCCGATAG
- a CDS encoding type IV secretion system DNA-binding domain-containing protein, producing MDPDKILAEPLKDRVRAGLHAPYRLAGVPVPWRLEQSHAMFIGTTGAGKTTELKKIVTQARERGHRCVIFDLTGTFVESFYDAETDIILNPMDRRCVPWSIFNDCDNYAEFMSAATALVPSGHSAEDDFWQKSARTLFVEMCVKMIKMGVRSNGALSYFLMQSDLKTIHAQLEGTIAGPMMSPAAAKMAESIRTTFIANANVFRFLPEPPSGETGFSIKNWMTTEVKEGSILFITSTHPDLVLNRPLLTLWMDLAVNALFHMGRSRDLRTWFLIDEVHALHRLPAIDHGLQTARAFGGAFVLGMHSFDKLEETYGENGATNLASLAGTKLILKTADPETSRRCSEFIGNRQVRIMDEAYSYGYNDNRDASTITPRTNVEELVMPVDISDLPSMHGFVKFPDGFPAARIRLTWKDYEPRAKGFERVTDMRAAEYTPPSGDGAELGGGDREGAQPDIAPKEPKDREEVALSEAERAAQQLREAIEGPLNPERELTEEQVARKIEDEEERAEFERRPAQGELYGYNRPGKKDQRERQNLAMRDSEERGAQAKIEGPKGRAQNRRADAQESELSKENMRGISNEKPSRQDPSIDDDQELGR from the coding sequence GTGGACCCCGACAAGATCCTCGCAGAGCCCTTGAAGGACCGTGTTCGGGCGGGTCTGCATGCGCCTTACCGCCTCGCAGGCGTGCCAGTTCCCTGGCGCCTTGAGCAAAGTCATGCGATGTTCATCGGTACGACCGGTGCGGGCAAAACGACCGAGCTGAAGAAGATCGTCACGCAGGCGCGCGAGCGCGGGCATCGCTGCGTCATTTTCGATCTGACCGGCACCTTCGTCGAGAGCTTCTATGATGCCGAGACGGACATCATCCTCAATCCGATGGACCGGCGCTGCGTGCCATGGTCGATCTTCAATGACTGCGACAACTACGCCGAATTCATGAGCGCTGCGACGGCGCTGGTTCCGAGCGGTCACAGCGCGGAAGATGACTTTTGGCAGAAATCGGCGCGCACCCTGTTCGTCGAGATGTGCGTCAAGATGATCAAAATGGGCGTGCGCTCAAATGGCGCGCTTTCCTACTTCCTGATGCAGTCGGATCTGAAGACGATCCATGCTCAACTTGAAGGCACGATTGCAGGGCCGATGATGTCGCCCGCCGCTGCCAAAATGGCAGAGTCGATCCGTACGACCTTCATCGCCAATGCGAATGTTTTCCGCTTCCTGCCCGAACCTCCTTCGGGCGAAACCGGCTTCTCAATCAAGAACTGGATGACCACCGAGGTCAAGGAAGGATCGATCCTTTTCATTACCTCCACTCACCCGGACCTGGTCCTCAATCGCCCGCTTTTGACCCTCTGGATGGACCTCGCCGTCAATGCGCTGTTCCACATGGGAAGGAGCCGCGATCTGCGCACCTGGTTTCTCATCGATGAGGTCCATGCGCTGCATCGCCTCCCGGCGATCGATCATGGCCTGCAGACCGCGCGCGCGTTTGGCGGTGCCTTCGTGCTTGGCATGCATTCCTTCGACAAGCTTGAAGAAACCTATGGCGAGAACGGGGCTACCAATCTGGCCTCGCTGGCGGGCACCAAACTGATCCTCAAGACAGCCGATCCCGAGACGTCACGGCGATGCTCCGAGTTCATCGGCAACCGTCAGGTCCGGATCATGGATGAAGCCTATTCCTACGGCTATAATGACAACCGCGACGCATCGACGATCACGCCGCGGACCAACGTTGAAGAACTCGTCATGCCGGTCGACATCAGCGACCTGCCCAGCATGCACGGGTTCGTGAAATTCCCGGACGGTTTCCCCGCTGCCCGGATCAGGCTGACGTGGAAAGATTACGAACCCCGCGCAAAGGGCTTCGAGCGTGTCACCGACATGCGCGCCGCCGAATACACACCACCGTCCGGGGATGGCGCGGAATTGGGGGGTGGGGATAGGGAAGGCGCACAACCTGACATCGCGCCTAAGGAGCCGAAAGATCGCGAAGAGGTAGCGCTGAGTGAGGCTGAGCGGGCGGCGCAGCAGCTGAGGGAGGCGATCGAAGGGCCATTGAACCCTGAGCGCGAGCTGACCGAAGAGCAGGTGGCGCGCAAGATTGAGGATGAAGAGGAGCGGGCAGAGTTCGAGCGAAGGCCAGCGCAAGGGGAGCTCTATGGCTATAACCGCCCGGGCAAGAAGGACCAGCGCGAGCGGCAGAACCTGGCCATGCGCGACAGCGAAGAGCGCGGCGCGCAAGCGAAGATCGAAGGGCCGAAGGGGCGAGCGCAGAATAGAAGGGCAGACGCCCAGGAGAGCGAGCTTTCCAAAGAGAACATGCGCGGCATCAGCAATGAAAAGCCAAGCCGCCAGGACCCTTCGATCGACGATGATCAGGAGCTTGGGCGATGA
- a CDS encoding IS256-like element ISSpma2 family transposase, translating into MTEDRLLIEELAAKGGQPDFLRTIAENVLQLIMEADVDGLIGAGRHERSSERATWRNGYRDRSLDTRVGTLNLKIPKLRAGSYFPGFLEPRKMVEKALVAVIQEAWIGGVSTRRVDELVQAMGMTGISKSTVSKLCKDIDERVHAFLKRPLTGEWPYLWLDATYLKVREGGRIISVAAIIAMAVNTEGRREIVGLHIGPSEAEVFWSDFLKDLVRRGLTGVKLVISDAHEGLKGAITRVMGATWQRCRVHFMRNALSYVPKGQNTVVAAAIRQVFLQPDQKSATQVWRQVADQLRTRWPKLGACMDEAETDVLAYTGFPTQHRTKLHSTNPLERLNKEVKRRADVVGIFPNEDSIIRLVGAVLMEQNDEWQLQHRYMQIEGMAELNQPMIEEENQPLHITAKAA; encoded by the coding sequence ATGACCGAGGACAGATTACTGATCGAAGAGCTGGCTGCAAAGGGCGGCCAACCGGATTTTTTGCGCACCATCGCCGAGAACGTGCTGCAGCTGATCATGGAGGCCGACGTTGATGGCCTGATCGGCGCGGGTCGCCACGAACGCAGCAGCGAGCGCGCGACCTGGCGCAACGGCTATCGCGACCGTTCGCTGGATACCCGGGTAGGCACGCTGAACCTGAAAATCCCCAAGCTGCGTGCTGGGTCCTATTTTCCGGGCTTCCTTGAGCCCCGCAAGATGGTCGAGAAAGCGCTGGTTGCGGTGATCCAGGAAGCGTGGATCGGCGGGGTCAGCACCCGGCGGGTCGATGAACTCGTCCAGGCCATGGGCATGACCGGCATCTCCAAGTCCACCGTCTCCAAGCTTTGCAAGGACATTGACGAGCGCGTCCATGCCTTTCTGAAACGCCCGCTCACCGGCGAATGGCCGTATCTCTGGCTCGATGCCACCTATCTCAAGGTACGCGAAGGCGGGCGGATCATCAGCGTTGCCGCAATAATCGCCATGGCCGTCAACACCGAGGGCCGGCGCGAGATCGTCGGCCTGCATATCGGCCCCTCGGAAGCGGAGGTCTTCTGGTCCGACTTCCTGAAGGACCTTGTTCGGCGCGGTCTTACCGGCGTGAAGCTGGTCATCTCCGATGCTCACGAGGGCCTCAAGGGCGCGATCACCCGCGTCATGGGCGCCACCTGGCAGCGCTGCCGGGTGCACTTCATGCGCAATGCCCTGTCCTATGTGCCCAAGGGCCAGAACACTGTCGTCGCCGCCGCGATCCGCCAGGTCTTCCTGCAGCCCGATCAGAAAAGCGCAACGCAGGTCTGGCGACAGGTCGCCGACCAGTTGCGCACCCGTTGGCCCAAGCTCGGCGCCTGCATGGACGAGGCCGAAACCGACGTGCTCGCCTACACCGGCTTCCCCACCCAGCACCGCACGAAGTTACACTCAACCAATCCGCTCGAGCGGCTCAACAAGGAGGTCAAGCGCCGCGCCGACGTCGTCGGAATCTTCCCGAACGAAGACAGCATCATCCGCCTCGTCGGGGCTGTGCTGATGGAGCAGAACGACGAGTGGCAGCTCCAGCACCGATACATGCAGATCGAAGGCATGGCCGAACTCAACCAACCCATGATCGAGGAGGAAAATCAGCCCCTACACATCACCGCCAAAGCCGCCTGA
- a CDS encoding ribbon-helix-helix domain-containing protein, protein MEKKQFQSVGVTLSPRMIDVVDQLATSRGVSRSEAIRIALEVGIPLLKAGLSLNAERAVTILEHTQLALSLIVQEQYPADAEHLIAQALSNVREHHG, encoded by the coding sequence GTGGAAAAGAAACAGTTCCAGAGCGTCGGTGTAACGCTCAGCCCAAGGATGATCGACGTCGTCGATCAACTTGCGACAAGTCGCGGTGTCTCGCGGTCAGAAGCCATCCGCATTGCCCTTGAAGTGGGCATTCCCCTCCTGAAGGCGGGATTATCGCTCAATGCCGAGCGGGCTGTCACAATCCTCGAGCATACCCAGCTCGCGCTCTCGCTCATCGTTCAGGAGCAATATCCGGCTGATGCCGAACACCTGATCGCTCAGGCGCTCTCCAACGTGCGAGAGCATCATGGCTGA
- a CDS encoding DUF2493 domain-containing protein, translating to MTVFNSFADLAQARINLADAREGITESYDGAFLEHSDLAKLNIIEAPIAAEMPDPDMARRAVEMAIGTIFDVLKDTRMEEFAQQLAWGMVNSFHMTARLAEGREDDAAKKLGEMARHFDPSEIYAVELEETQQLCQTLQGCREALEAMRDHAADVYRVETGRPFTAARGSQVSKNGVTASQVQARDFLAARAKDRRAQFQPDGPLVIVSGGQKDWHDFAMIWAILDDIKSRIPNMVLGTTGMRKGVDAMAGAWAQQNGVNTILFVPDQRHGNRAPFLRNESIVKLNPVEAIIGEGSGIQSNLAQRLRQAGVPLHIRRISDQAQTRSRTFG from the coding sequence ATGACTGTTTTCAACTCGTTTGCAGATCTGGCTCAGGCTCGGATCAATCTCGCCGATGCACGTGAAGGGATCACGGAATCCTACGACGGGGCGTTTCTCGAACATAGCGATCTGGCCAAGCTCAACATCATCGAGGCTCCAATCGCCGCAGAGATGCCGGACCCCGACATGGCGCGCCGCGCCGTGGAGATGGCAATCGGAACGATCTTCGATGTCCTCAAGGACACGCGCATGGAGGAATTTGCGCAGCAGCTTGCCTGGGGCATGGTCAACTCGTTCCACATGACCGCACGCCTGGCTGAAGGTCGCGAGGACGATGCTGCAAAGAAGCTGGGCGAAATGGCACGCCACTTCGATCCTTCGGAAATCTACGCTGTCGAGCTCGAGGAAACACAACAGCTCTGCCAGACACTGCAAGGGTGCCGCGAAGCGCTCGAGGCGATGCGCGACCATGCAGCGGACGTTTACCGGGTCGAAACCGGTCGTCCCTTCACGGCCGCACGGGGATCGCAAGTCAGCAAGAATGGGGTGACCGCAAGCCAAGTTCAGGCACGCGATTTCCTCGCAGCACGCGCCAAGGATCGCAGAGCGCAATTCCAGCCCGATGGACCGCTGGTTATCGTGTCAGGTGGCCAGAAGGATTGGCACGATTTTGCGATGATCTGGGCTATCCTCGACGACATCAAGTCCCGGATCCCGAACATGGTCCTGGGCACGACCGGCATGCGCAAGGGCGTCGACGCCATGGCGGGTGCATGGGCGCAGCAGAACGGGGTCAACACAATCCTGTTCGTTCCTGACCAGCGCCACGGCAACCGGGCTCCGTTCCTGCGGAACGAGAGCATCGTCAAACTGAACCCGGTCGAAGCGATCATTGGGGAAGGATCGGGCATCCAGTCGAACCTTGCACAGCGCCTCCGTCAGGCAGGCGTGCCGCTGCACATTCGCCGCATCAGCGATCAGGCGCAAACGCGCTCGCGCACCTTCGGGTGA
- a CDS encoding NUDIX domain-containing protein, giving the protein MAAFLHEGGLKLRQKVRAVVVNDHGEFLLVRPHGYREGEWTLAGGGVEEGETVHQAMRREIAEELGVTLEVELEQLPVGNRFIYSAEHKAKKALDHDGQEAAMFVVRLRDDAPLALQAEEIADARWFTVTDALAAFPAAKQREVFEACLNAIAA; this is encoded by the coding sequence ATGGCTGCATTTCTTCATGAGGGCGGGCTCAAACTCCGCCAGAAAGTCCGCGCCGTTGTCGTCAACGATCATGGCGAGTTTTTGCTGGTCCGCCCACACGGCTACCGTGAGGGGGAATGGACCCTTGCTGGCGGCGGCGTCGAGGAAGGCGAAACTGTGCATCAGGCGATGCGAAGGGAGATCGCCGAAGAACTCGGTGTGACGCTGGAAGTAGAACTGGAACAGCTGCCAGTTGGCAACCGCTTCATCTACAGCGCCGAACACAAGGCCAAAAAGGCGCTCGACCATGATGGTCAGGAAGCTGCGATGTTCGTTGTTCGCCTTCGAGACGATGCTCCTCTCGCACTCCAGGCTGAAGAAATAGCTGACGCGCGCTGGTTCACCGTCACCGATGCCTTGGCAGCATTTCCCGCCGCGAAACAGCGGGAGGTGTTCGAGGCGTGTCTGAACGCGATTGCAGCCTGA
- a CDS encoding MFS transporter, which yields MLPFVRHNARWLAAGFLLSMFSSFGQTFFIGLSGAESQARFDLSGGEFGLLYMVATLASAATLPWIGKVMDVMRGRTVAAMVMPGLAAACLLAAWSPHIIGFVVALYLLRLLGQGMMTHIAQTETARAFVANRGRAMSLVVPGHQAGEAVLPALFVLVAAALGWQGAWTAAAALTLVIGMPLIIGLLAKPRVPQQAEINQAKAQGIRDWTRGEVIRDPVFYLLLLGLLAPPFIGTTIFFHQGHLIDVRGYDQLAFAGAFPVIAITTVGFGLVCGYLVDRLGSVRLLPFFLVPICIASLAAASITALWGIYLFMFLFGVSYGLTSNMFGVIWPEVYGTAHLGSIRALVVSGMVLATAVGPGLTGALIDQGITLPQQLWWMALWCVVATGALVLAARMIRSRTGQSD from the coding sequence ATGCTTCCATTTGTGCGCCACAATGCCCGCTGGCTGGCGGCAGGGTTCCTGTTGTCGATGTTCTCGTCGTTTGGGCAGACCTTCTTCATCGGCCTGTCGGGGGCTGAGTCCCAAGCGCGTTTCGACTTGTCGGGCGGCGAGTTCGGGCTGCTCTACATGGTGGCGACGCTAGCGAGCGCAGCAACACTGCCGTGGATCGGCAAGGTGATGGACGTGATGCGCGGGCGCACTGTCGCAGCGATGGTGATGCCGGGGTTGGCCGCTGCATGCCTGCTCGCAGCCTGGTCGCCTCACATCATCGGCTTTGTCGTCGCGCTCTATCTGCTGCGCCTGCTTGGGCAGGGCATGATGACGCATATCGCTCAGACGGAAACCGCGCGAGCATTTGTCGCCAATCGCGGGCGGGCGATGTCTCTGGTGGTGCCGGGGCACCAGGCGGGCGAGGCAGTCTTGCCGGCTCTGTTCGTGCTGGTTGCCGCTGCTTTGGGTTGGCAGGGTGCGTGGACGGCGGCGGCAGCGCTAACCCTCGTGATCGGGATGCCGCTAATCATCGGTTTACTAGCAAAGCCCCGCGTTCCGCAGCAAGCTGAGATCAATCAGGCCAAGGCACAAGGGATACGCGACTGGACGCGCGGCGAGGTAATCCGCGATCCGGTGTTCTACTTGCTTTTGCTCGGCCTGCTCGCACCGCCCTTCATCGGCACCACGATCTTTTTCCATCAGGGCCACCTGATCGACGTGCGTGGATACGACCAGCTGGCGTTTGCTGGGGCATTCCCGGTGATAGCGATAACCACGGTCGGGTTCGGGCTTGTCTGCGGGTATCTGGTGGACCGGCTCGGATCCGTGCGCCTGCTGCCGTTTTTCCTCGTGCCGATCTGCATTGCCAGCCTTGCCGCAGCGTCGATCACGGCGCTCTGGGGGATCTACCTGTTCATGTTCCTGTTCGGTGTGAGTTACGGGCTGACCTCGAATATGTTCGGCGTGATCTGGCCGGAAGTTTACGGCACTGCGCACCTCGGCTCGATCCGCGCGCTGGTGGTATCGGGCATGGTTCTGGCCACGGCGGTCGGACCTGGTCTGACGGGCGCGCTGATCGATCAGGGGATCACCTTGCCCCAGCAATTGTGGTGGATGGCGCTGTGGTGCGTAGTCGCCACGGGCGCACTGGTGCTCGCCGCCCGAATGATCAGGTCACGGACTGGGCAGTCAGACTAG
- a CDS encoding peptide chain release factor 3 produces the protein MLIDHQASAVTIDAEDRTVAADALPRRTFAIISHPDAGKTTLTEKLLHEGGAIREAGEVFSKGNRRRARSDWMAIEQQRGISVTSSVMTFEHQGIRFNLLDTPGHEDFSEDTYRTLTAVDCAVMVIDAAKGIEAQTLKLFEVCRLRSIPIITFINKIDREGRSPFELLDELADKLALDTSPMSWPIGMGGMFRGLYSFEERRAWLVDKVGGALCPTIIDDARLDDDRLLAAISSHTRDSLLEDAALAAEACPAFDRTAFLSGDMTPVYFGSALRKYGIASLLSALARHAPPPQPQPALPEPVEPDASDVAGFVFKMQANMDPNHRDRVAFMRVCSGTLKRGMKLGNSRTGKTIGLHNPIFFLARDRELTEEARPGDIIGIPNHGTLRVGDTLSERSGLAFTGLPDFAPEILRRVRLDDPMKIKQMRKALLDLAEEGIARVFRPLEGSNWVVGVVGALQLEVISTRSEAEYGLPISFEATAYETARWIDIADEPMRKRFIASQRANLAEDGDDALVFLSRNSWELERVQREWPEVSFSAVRERIRPAEARQ, from the coding sequence ATGCTCATCGATCACCAAGCAAGCGCAGTCACCATTGACGCCGAAGACCGGACCGTAGCGGCTGATGCTCTTCCCCGGCGCACCTTCGCGATCATCTCGCACCCTGATGCCGGCAAGACCACGCTGACGGAAAAGCTGCTGCACGAAGGCGGCGCGATCAGGGAAGCAGGTGAGGTCTTCTCCAAAGGCAACCGGCGGCGGGCACGCTCGGACTGGATGGCCATCGAACAGCAGCGCGGCATTTCGGTGACCAGTTCGGTGATGACCTTCGAGCATCAAGGCATACGGTTTAACCTGCTCGACACCCCGGGGCACGAGGATTTCTCGGAGGACACCTACCGCACGCTGACTGCGGTAGATTGTGCGGTGATGGTGATCGATGCCGCCAAAGGCATTGAGGCGCAGACACTCAAACTGTTCGAGGTGTGCCGCCTGCGCAGCATCCCGATCATCACCTTCATCAACAAGATTGACCGGGAGGGCCGATCGCCGTTCGAGCTGCTCGACGAGCTTGCCGACAAGCTTGCCCTGGATACCTCACCGATGTCTTGGCCGATCGGTATGGGCGGCATGTTCCGCGGGCTTTACTCGTTCGAGGAGCGGCGTGCCTGGCTGGTGGATAAGGTTGGGGGCGCGCTGTGCCCCACTATTATTGACGATGCGCGGCTCGATGACGACCGCCTGCTTGCCGCCATTTCATCGCACACCCGCGATAGCCTGCTCGAAGATGCCGCGCTCGCTGCCGAAGCGTGCCCGGCGTTCGATCGGACTGCCTTTCTGTCGGGCGACATGACGCCGGTCTATTTCGGCAGCGCGCTGCGCAAATACGGGATCGCGTCGCTGCTGTCCGCGCTGGCGCGGCACGCCCCGCCGCCGCAACCGCAGCCAGCCCTGCCCGAGCCGGTTGAACCGGATGCCAGCGATGTTGCCGGCTTCGTGTTCAAGATGCAGGCCAATATGGATCCCAACCACCGCGACCGCGTCGCGTTCATGCGAGTGTGCTCTGGGACGCTCAAGCGCGGCATGAAGCTCGGTAACAGCCGGACCGGCAAGACCATTGGCCTGCACAATCCAATCTTCTTTCTCGCACGGGATCGGGAACTGACCGAGGAAGCTCGCCCCGGCGACATTATCGGCATTCCCAACCACGGCACGCTGCGGGTGGGCGACACGCTGAGCGAGCGCAGTGGCCTCGCCTTCACCGGTCTTCCCGACTTCGCGCCGGAAATCCTGCGCCGCGTCCGGCTCGACGATCCGATGAAGATCAAACAGATGCGCAAAGCCCTGCTCGATCTTGCCGAAGAGGGGATCGCCCGCGTCTTTCGACCGCTCGAAGGATCGAACTGGGTTGTCGGCGTGGTCGGCGCGCTTCAGCTTGAAGTGATCTCGACCCGCTCGGAGGCGGAGTATGGCCTCCCCATCAGCTTCGAGGCGACAGCCTACGAAACCGCGCGATGGATCGACATTGCTGATGAGCCAATGCGCAAGCGCTTCATAGCATCGCAGCGTGCCAATCTCGCCGAAGATGGTGACGATGCGCTGGTCTTCCTTTCACGAAACAGCTGGGAGCTTGAACGGGTTCAGAGGGAATGGCCCGAGGTCAGCTTTTCTGCGGTGCGTGAACGCATTAGGCCGGCGGAGGCACGCCAATGA